The stretch of DNA TTTATGTTAGTTTTAGTTGATCAATGGCAGATGCTTTTCCTTCTGAAGCTTTGTGCAGTGGGACAAATAGCACCTACCATGGGCTTCACCAACATTAGACCTGAGCAGAGTCAAAGTATGAGAATTTGAGTTGTGCAGGGcaaacattttcagctgcaggcCCCTCCTGTTACCGACACACCTCAGCCTACAAgatcatattttctttatgtgtCACCTGCTATCAAACCATTTAAAAGCTGCGACCTGCACAATATGTTGGTGCAATCAACCATTTTAATGCACTGGATAAATCCCAAACATGGGAATCCTATAATTTACAGTCAGTACACACATTAGACAAATCAAAGTTTTTACTGGTCATTTGGCAAAACCTTCAAAAAGTTCAGATCCCACTGTGTTATAatacaaattcattttcaagTACAAGTGTGAAGCATCAACTTCATCACATGACACACTCATCACTCAAACCCATGATATTTTACATTCTAAACAATATTCCAAAAATATGGATGCCTAAAACCTTTTACACAAATCttatattgaaaaaaaaaatcaaaaacattcaaaaacataactttatttgaaaaagaaaactttaaaataagAACTAAACTTTATACAGCAGTGTATATCTGTATCAGTGTACAGACATTACTTGGTTCCAACTGGAGGTGAGTGCCACACAGCAGAGCTGGTGCGTTTAAAATAGCGAGGCTTGCTCTTGTAAAAGATGTTTTCCAGTTTTGGTGGTTCAATTGCTCCGAAGAAAGAATCAAAATCTGGAGGGTTGAAGTACTGCTTCATGATTATCTGCTGCAGGTTCGGACctgggagggggaaaaaatgtaaGTTTTCACTTGAGACTACACAACATGAGAATGAAATCATGCACCATACAACATACAAGCCTGTATGTAACATTCACGAATCTTAAACTGAGATTGAAATAACTCACAATACTATAAGCCCACCAACCGTAGTTACTTCCTTGTTAGTTACATCCTTGATTTCAGATGTGcttggcaaaacaaaaacattgagACAAGCTGAGAGTGTAACTTCCTGACAGACACTAACATTCTGCAGTGGGGAAATACTACACAGTGCACCACCATCTTCCTCTGTTTTACTACAGTCCCACAAACATAGCTTCAACATGTTGAGAAATCCAAAGCTCAACAGGCCTGAGGGACCTAGATGTAATTGTTAAGCTGTGACTGGACCAGTCGCTGTTTCGACTTTTAGTGAAGTCAATTTAAACCTGGTCTGTTGAGAAACATATTATAAAACCTGATTAATTAACAGTTTGAGAGACTGATCATCATACCCTCTGCCCAGGATGGGATAGGTTTCCTTGGGGCAGACTCATCATCAGTGGAATCGTCACTGTTTTGGTCCATCCCGTAATCCTCTGGATTTTTGGACAGGACCAGAGGTTTGTTGCCGCCCTTTGGAGTGATGGAGTACGACTGAGGTGATTGCTGCAGGGGAGGGATAAAACATACATTATAGAGGCTTTACTCTGACGAGAAATTAATTctatcatgtttattttaagatagaaactgattaaaaattGCACGTTTAAAAAGTTACCTCAATGTCCACAGTCACGTTGAGGCCACCACCTTTTCCTACAGGTGTACTCATCACAGAGCGCTGAAAAGATTACGGAGAGTGGGTAAGTTTGTTTTCACCACTGCTTAACAAACCAGCAGAGATAATAATTAATAACCATTATAAACATTGCCCAAACCAAGCCTTTTTCTTGCCTTAAATGCACAgctaacattttaaaaatctttaattCTATTGTGTCCATCTGTTTATTCAAGGTTTAAGGTGAAAACTGTCTTACCTCGATATCTACAGTCACATTCAGGTTAGCAGCAGCCTTCATCACacaggggaagagagggagcaaaGAAAGGTTTAGTTATTAACCATTAATATGATTTCCTCCAGTGATCAAATTAGTTTTTACTACAGCAAAATgcaatgtgtgttttcttctggGCATATTGTTGTATTTCATTATTTGGAATATTGGGTTAAACAAGCCATTTAGAAACACgttcaggttttatttatggaataaatcaaatcaaaattaaCTGTATGACCAGATGAAGCGAGAAATATTTCTGTGATTTGGCTGAACAGCCCCTTTAAACACAATCTTTATGTCAACTTATTATCTTCCCTCGCTGGTTTACCTGTTTAGCAGCAGCCTCTTTCTGTTTagcagcttctctctctttagcagctttctcctctgcagccaacctcagctgctcctcctgctggaacagaaaacacatgaacagaGCTGAGCAGCTGTCATCAAACTATGTAACTGCCTCAGCTTGTTATGTGTCATCTGATGTATGTGCACtgtgaaatacattttattttggattgCTAAACCATTCAGTTTGGTTCCAAATTTTAATTTCttacctgttttcttttttcctcaagtgcctttcttttctcctccagttctcttctctccttctctcttgctGCTCTCTCCAGTTCACGCTGCAGAGCgagagctttttctttttccactcgCTCCctggaaataaaaaagacatcAAGTCAGtaaaacaatttttttcttcctgtctttctgcagTGCAGTTTTCAGATTAATACATCTGTACCATGTTCAAAGTAGTTCTTATTGCAGTATTGTCAGAACAATAGACAACCTTTCTGCAGCAGCTtgtcgctctctctctcgctcctgCTCCCTCTTCAGCTCCAGTGCTTTGCGAGCTTCAGCCATCTTACGAGCtcgctgctcctcctcctcagccttcTTCTTGGCCAGTAACTCCTGCtgcctcttctcttcctcctaaggttttaagaaacacacacaacatgagaAAAGCCTGACAATGTAAAGATAAGCTAGAGTGTGAACCAAACTAAGTACAGCAacaaattaataatataaagagcaTTGTCTCACTGCTTGCTGAATCTTCTTCTTCCTCGCCTCTTCTTCCAACCTCTtctgctccagctcctcttGACGCTTCAGGGCCACTTTCTTCTTGGCCTTCTCCTCTGCCAGTCGCTGCACGAAGAGGCACATTATCAAATATGAGGCAAAGGGGCTAAAACTTCTGAGGTGAACATACAGTCTCAACTTCTCAAACTTTGTTGTGTACCTTATCATTTTTCTCATCAATCTGAGCCATTTTTTGAGCaatcttcctcttcttctcctcctccctctggtCTTCTTTGACTTTGGCTTCAAACACTCTTCTCAGCCTCTCATCCCTCTTCCTACAACACAAATGTTAAAAGTTATAATATAAAAGCAAAGATTAGTCCAGTAATTAGTCCACTGTGTCCAGTCAGAGTGGATTAACTCTGAAAGACGTTGAGCATTAACCTTTTAAGttcctcctgtttccttttcttctcctcctccattttcttCATCCGTTCCTCCTCTTGCTCCTGTTTCTTTTTGAGTGCTTCCAGCTTGTGACGCTCTTTGGTctagaaagagaaaacaagaagacTATAAGGTAAAAAGAATTTAGGAAACTTATGTTGCCAGGAAAACAATTCATGATAACACAGTGTAATGGGTGGCAAACATCAAAATAATCCAAAGGGGCAGGTGAAGAGCATTAAAGTGGAAAACAATCACCTCCCAGAATAAACACCAAAGCAAAAATCCATCATAACAGACTTTGTGCTATTTCAGTTGTCTTTGAGAGACCAGTCAAGTTTATGTTCATATTACTGAACACCAGAGACACATGATATCTGGGATATTTCCTGTCCTCTGACCTGTGATTATTGGTCTCTGAACTTCTATGCTGACACTCTCGACAGAACAAATACAGGGTTCCTACCAGGGGAcataaaactgatttgtttCAGTATCTTATTAATTCAATAGacaacagtggaaaacaaacacttacAATTGCATTATTGTTAAGCAGATAGATTTACGAGATATAACTCACATTCCTGTCAGGACTTCCTCATTGTATGTAAAAATACCTCATAGTTAAATAATAGATGTATTACTGATCATCTGTATTTTGAAAGTCACAGAGCTCAGTTAAGACTACAAAGGCAGGAAAACTAGAGGCACAGCATAACCACAAGAGACGCATTATTGCAGTCATATTGTCTCTTGGTCTGGGAGTCCAATATACGAGGGATGACTGAACAGTTCCTGGGTTAAAGTAAAAtaagatgagttaaacagctctggTTACATACATGCAGACACGCAGTTTAGCTCTTTGAGTGAatgcacagtttgaaatgaatAACTTTCatggtgtttctgtttcaggcAATTGAAAACCGCAAGACTGCACTGTCCAAATGTGGATCTGATCTCATCCAACACCTGCCCTTTTCACCCCCAGACAACTACCTCTTCCCCAAGTAGAAGAGAGAGCTCAGTTgttgccattttgacagtgatgatgacatcattgCTGTTGTGGAAAACACAAGACCTGTTCTACAAATAACCACAGTACTTCTTAAAGCTCTGGGAATTCAAATTAAACTCAAGATGACATTGCTTCTAGTTAAGATGGATTTTTACTTCAGTTTCTATGTCTGATCAAATTATGTTTCAAAGTCAACAAACAGTGAGGTTACCAAAGCCGTTTAGGGTGGTTTGAAGGGATGTTAGGTCATAAAAGATTGTAAAGTATGAGCATTAGTGACCTGTGGGATCAGAGACACCGTCAACTAACAAGTGCAGTTTGGGATGTTGTTAAAATGCATATCCAGCCCCCTTCACACATGGACCCTGCAAAATTGCAGGGTTCAATTAATGAGACAAGTTTTAGTTGTTTACATGTGGGTCTGTCTCCTGTACATAAAAAGTGTAGCACAGTTTTATTCTACACAACAAAATGGGAATGGAGACAAAATGtctgaacatttacatttaaatgtggaCGTGTGAAAGAGGCTTAAATCTAAAGGTACGTGCTAAATGAAGAGACATTTAAGTTGCACAGTGGGATATTAAACACCATCAATTGcccacaaacaacacacagtgcTTCAGTATTACACTTACCACTATACCAATACTCAActgaggaggggagagaaaaaaaatccataagAGGATCATATATTTTGACAGCTCaacaaatcatatttttttaaatctaaggtcatgcattttatcaaatgcaataatttcaaatttaattgtaattaattgtgacatttctccttgtttgtttgtgctgttgcaAACTATAAAACattctaaaaacaaacataagaTCATGGTTTTAGGAatgcacaaaactgaaattataaGATATCTGATAAGCAGTAATTCCCATGCTTATGCAGGGACAACATTACTTACTTAAATTCATAGCAATACCACGTCTGTTTTTGGCCAGTGGAGTTAGGTTAGTAAGTACTTTCTGCTGTGTAATCAACAATTATGAGCTCAAATTCAAAACCCTACAACAATATAAACAGAGTTGAAGGATACAGTTTTACCATAAACCAGCTCTGGAAAGTTACAactgtgtttttgctttgctAAGTGTTTAACTTACTTTAGGATCAGCCCTTACTGGGGTGGTGTGTTTAATGAAGGACTTGATAACACCTGTGCGGCCGAGTGAATTCGGAGTCATCATTAGCATCTGATTCTTCTGCACAGTGTGGAGGAAAGTTCTCATGTTGGGCCTGATCGCCTGTGTATTAAAAACAAAGGAGAGTAAGTTCTAAAACTTTACTATGTGGTTACTTCttacttcattcattcatatacaCATTTCCCACTTTGTAACATTAATGCATCTTACACTCTGACTTTTCTTGGGAGGAGAGAACCTCTTTGTTGGACTTTCCTCTACAGTATCCGGTGCTTTACGTTTGGTACTACGCCGTGACCTGGagatacagaaaaaacattCTTAAAGATACAACACCCCCTTCAGGAAATCAAATAATATCCAGCaagcgcacacgcacacacacacacacacgcacagcacTCACCTGCGAACTGACTGGGAAGTGCGCTGCTTGTCAGttacaactgaaacacaaatacaaacatgtaTTTAGCACGCGTGACATTTTGGTACAAAACTGTCAGATACATTAACTCAAATTTAATCAAACAAGAGCTAGTTAATAAAATGAAGAGTCCCCATACCTGCTCTCTTGTCTGGAGTGCTGACCTTCTGTTCACTGGTATACAACGATGGGGGCGCCAGTTTGGGAGAGTTTGCAGCCACAGAGCGTGTAACTCGTCCGACAGATGGATGCACCCTCTGCTTAATCTGGGTACACATTTGTTTGATacaaataatgtaaaacaaaatcatcaaCTCATCAATCAATGCAGAATAAAATTAATCTCAGTTTTAATAGATAAACCATACCTCTGGAGTTTCCTTAgattcctcctctgcagcattATCCTCTGTGTCTGGAGTTACAGCTTCAAACACGCTACAGCAATGACACAAGacacactttaaaataaaagaacactGAATTCATGATGAGTCACATGTAGCTCAGAGTACACAGAAAAATTTATCACCCACTGCTACAAATACCTTTAACATCTGATTGTTCTTTCTCATAGAGGCGACAATGCACTTATTAatgcaaagaaacattttaagtCATTACTCACTCGTCTttatcctcttcctctgcagtgttGATGCAAGAATCCTCTGcaatcataaaaaatatacagttataACACATGGCTTAATAACAATATTACttaatttgcaaatgttttgcattttatgtACTTATAAACCACATGTGGCTCATTTCTCACCACTAATGTTGCTGCTACATGAAGAGTTGCCCATGCGAACTGCCTTCCTCTTCAGCATCGAGCGACGAGATGCGCGGCGAACAGACTCCTGTGTCATACTGTGTCGCAGACCAGCCAGCGAGTGACGTAGCTTTAGGGAGCACCGCACGGAGCTCCGTCGTGAGCTTTGAGCGGCTCCGGCTATTGCAATCTTAGCAGCTGTGCGGCCAGGAGAGGGCTCTGGCTTTACAACAAGCTCAGCGGACCTGCGGTCTGCTGAGGAGATGCTGACGATGACCTCAGGTGAGGGTATCTTGGGTGGAGACTGGGAAGTGCTGCGTTTGTCAGACTTGACTTCTGCAGTGTtcaccttctcagcagagaAGCGGCCAGCTGATGAGAGGCCAACATCAACCTTGGGTGAGGGTGGAGACCCAGTAGTGCTACATGCGTTGTCAGGCTCAACTTCTGCATTGTTCACCATGTTATTTTTGtccacctcttcttcctctACCAGCTCTGGCTTCCTGTTCTGCACCTCTTCACTTTCACAGCTGCCACGAGGAGAGTGGCTCCCCTCCTCCAACACCTCTGGCttagtctgtttgtttttgcgGGTGGTGCGTTTAGGTTGTGTGGCGGTGCTGGCTTCAGAGGTGGAAGCCTCGGGAATGGATTCTTCAGCAATGAAGTTCAGTGATTTGACAGAAGAGCCACGAAGGTTACTGCGCTTTCCCTTTGAAAACCTGGACAGGAAGGGGAAATTTATTTAGAATTAAAAAGGCACAACATGTTCAAAATTGCTCAGGTTTGGAGAAATTTGAAAATTTAGTCTCTACTACAACTGCAGTAAAAGCAACAAACCTTCGCCTTGTTTGATTTTCTTCCTGACGCCCCACAGATACACGCTTTCTGCGACTATTCTTCTTCTGTGATGGTGTTTTTGGCATTAATTCTGGCTCAGCATTAAAATCCCTGAAACAGAAGAATTTGCTTCATCAGTTAAACCCTAAAAACAACTCTAGAGAAGAACTGCACAAAACAACTGTGGACGGAAACCTTATTATTCAATTGATTTTAAGGGCATTACGTCAAACCTACCTTGAGAACATGCGGTTGGCTTCTTGTTGGATCTCTTCAAGCCAAACCACATGGACATTATCAATGTCACTGATGAATTCTTGCACTTTGCCATCAAACATTTGCATGAGGGAACGTACGGATGACAGTACGGAGTTCATGGTGATGGCCTGGGGTAAAGATTGAGAATTAAAATCAGGACAAGCTGGGACAGGATCTCAGATGGCAGTTGAAGCATCACCTGAGGAACTTtggttgtttttccattttgtttaagtgttaacatttgttttgtcttattttaacTTTTCGCTAAGCCTTTTTGAAACCTCCTGTACTTAACCCACTAAACAGCAACCCATATGACCGTTGAAATTTTATCTACTATTAAAGCTACACTGCAATATATTAATGAAACATAACTTTGTCTATTTAGTCAATTATACATGCGTATGAAAGGGATCCTGAAGTATAAGGGACACAACTGTGGCTCATCTATAGTAACAGTGTTACAAGGATAACTAACTAGGTTATCATCACTCACAcagttaacaaacaaacaacaaacaatcaaaaTGTCTCTGAAAATAACCGCCGATTCTGGGGAAAATGTTGCCTAAAAACGTCTTAACTCTGCAGACAGCTGTGCAGAACTATAAGTAATACTCTTTGCATAATATCAATAAACATATTTACAGAGTACACTGACAAGTAGTGAGAAACTGCATACTTCCTGCAGTCAGTCCTGCGCATCAGTTGTATGTGTCTCAGTATTTCTGGttgtcatttgtttattttttcagtcttgCACCGGCAGATccattttgcagtgtttttgtctttgtctgtatgGTCGGTGCATGCGTAATGTCCTCTGCTTCCGCGGACAGACCGGAGAGGTGGGTAGCCATTTGAAAACATTGAGGTAGACAACAACATAGTTGTCTTTAGCACTGACACATCGTATTAGAATAAAAACTTTAACTGTAGCCCAACATAAACCCGAGCgttttatttcacacactgaATAAGCTAACTTACGCGTTACCCAGGTAACAAGTTAGCTTAAGTAGCATTAAACACCCAGTTCAACAAGAATGAAACACCAAAAAcaccaaaccaaaataatgtgCTATATTAAGACGGTGACAGTTACTGGGAAACACCATACATTAATTTAAGTAAGTGGAATattaagtttttaatttgtctgCAGTTAAAAGGCTGTCGGTACGAtattagctagctaacactaATGTCGTCTTTAAATAACTACCTTTGATGTCCAAGTTTCCGAGAAAGAAATCCAATGGTCGCTGCTCCGTTAATTTTAAAACCAATATTTATCGCATACTGACGTGAAAATAAATGTGCTAAAGTAAAGGAACGTCCACTTCGTTCCACGGCTCATGTGTAAACGTCCTGGACGGTAACAGTACTACCTCCGCTCACCCGCTGAAACCGTTTAACTGGTTCAAAACCTCACCGACCAATCCCGAGGCTCAGTGCACAGAGGGGCTGTTCgatttgtttattaatattatcCGAGAGGGCGGAGCCTGTCGTTTGGATGAATAGCGAGGAGTGTTGCGGTGTGAGGAAACGTTCGGCACGTGAAAACAAATCGTGCGAACCCAACGGAATGTCTGGGCGGAGTTACGGTGCTGCCAAGATTTAAATCAACCAATTGATGTCTGGCAGGATCTGCTCCTCCCCGCCCACACAACTCAAATACTCTCATGTCTGTCGAGACTTTAACCCCTGTTTTTCTGCAATAATATcacaaaacactgataaatatgGTTTTAATAAACCGTAAATCATAAACATGgcttggttttttgtttttttgtgagcGAATTTAAATGCGATGACCTCTTTTTGTCCTTTGTCCCATCCTCTCCTGCAGAACTGTTGCTGCTTCTCCAGAAAATCAAATCTACAAGATGCTTGAAGACATCAATTATACAACAAAGGCCTTAGTGATCCAGCTCCAAGGTAAGATAAACACCTTTTACCTGTACTGTACGATGGACTTGAGAGCTCAAcgctgaaatgtaaaaaaaaacaatgtaaatagACGAAGCACGAGCAAATTAGAAAAACAGTTTCACCAATTTAACAACATATGATCAGCATTTGGAAAAAATGCTGCAAAGTGACACAACCAAATACAGAAATGAGCTGCAAAAACCAGAATTTGGTTATGTTTTCACACTTTGCAGTATGTTTTCTAAATGCTGTGCATTATCAGTGTTGTGGATGTTTTCTTAATCTTCTTGTTCTTTATCTGTTCACATGTGTTTTCTCAGTGCCACAGTTGTATTGTTTACATTCCTGTGACAAAGCCACAGAGGATGAGGACGAAGGAGGAGAATCAAGGTTTGCACCGAGAGTAAAGAGATTTATTTGAATTCCATTTACAATACAGTATAATTGATTTACAGTTTTGTAACATGGTATATTACAGAACTAAGTATCTTTTtgtaatatgtaaataaatcacAAGAAATGATCGTAGACCATTGTTTTGTAAATTTGAATCTAGCCAAACTGTCACAAATCATGTTGCTCTTTTTAACTGAATTCCATACATTTTGTCCATGGTCAGGTCAGTGTCAGCATACAACATAACAGCAGCGAAGATATGAAATAACTTGCTCAACATATCATGAGTAAATTGAATTATAAGGAGGGTCATGGATCCTGTTTCAGATGGGCCAGCAGGAAGACGTCGGAGTCAGTTTACAAACACACCCCGGCCCTCGAGGAAAAGTTACTGGGTGCCCTGAAAATATAGATATAGATGAGTAAATTCATAATCATCCTTATGTCTTCTTTATAACAAAGCTGCCATCAAGACTTGGTGCAACAtttggactgttgatcagacaaaacaaaacaaatgaaagtgatgtggtaaaacacaactttacaaGGAACAAGCTCAGTATAAACTGAGTTGAGACAGGGTCGCTCTTCATACTCCTCATATTCCTTATACTCAGCAGTTGTTCACTTTGCCTGGTTGCTTAATTCAGCCTTGATTGCACCTTTTCTTATGTCACTAATGCTCTTGCTATGACCTCATGTACTACTGTTGTCATTTCATCACTGTTTTGCCCTTGGGCTGTAGTTCAGGAgatgaatgttgttttaaattattaatgtaCAAACCTTCATATTTATTGCAAgaataaacatttttctaaGAACCTGAAATAAGCTGCTGTCATCGTACATCCTGGCTCTATGTGTTACCTGGTATGAGAGGGATTTTAGTTCCTGATGTTTTCAGGACAACCTGTAGATCACGGGGCTTAATGTTTGCATCTCTTCTTCCCTGTTCCCTCAGTATGATACAGACTTCATCTTTCCTCAGCAGCCAGTCCATCTGACTGCCCAGATAATTCACACCACGGATGCAGAGCTCAGAAATGTTGTTGGGAAGAAGCGGGGAAAAGGCCAGGCATTCCTTCTCCACTCTATACAAAACACAGGGTGGCAAactttgtatcactgtgtgcatgttgtgtacagactgatgtgtgtttttactgtgtgtgcatgggaAGATTTATGACTGACCTGAAGCCAGTGTAACCAAACAGCACAGCTTGCAGGAATCCTCCCATACCCGTGAGAAAGTTGACTGCACCAGAGCCATCTGATGATTCACTCCACACCTGTGAGAACAGGTAGTCAGGACTCAGTAAAGAGACGTGTATTAGTGTGATGTGGGTGTGAGAGTTGGAGGGATACCTGGAACGGGCCCTGGATGTTGCTGAAGCACTTCTCGAGTAAACGCTGAGCTCTCTCAGCCTCCCCCAGCTCCAGCCAGCCAATGGCAAACATACCCTGACAGTGGAAAGATGTGAGGGAGAGAA from Lates calcarifer isolate ASB-BC8 unplaced genomic scaffold, TLL_Latcal_v3 _unitig_1916_quiver_1930, whole genome shotgun sequence encodes:
- the LOC108891287 gene encoding inner centromere protein isoform X1, which produces MNSVLSSVRSLMQMFDGKVQEFISDIDNVHVVWLEEIQQEANRMFSRDFNAEPELMPKTPSQKKNSRRKRVSVGRQEENQTRRRFSKGKRSNLRGSSVKSLNFIAEESIPEASTSEASTATQPKRTTRKNKQTKPEVLEEGSHSPRGSCESEEVQNRKPELVEEEEVDKNNMVNNAEVEPDNACSTTGSPPSPKVDVGLSSAGRFSAEKVNTAEVKSDKRSTSQSPPKIPSPEVIVSISSADRRSAELVVKPEPSPGRTAAKIAIAGAAQSSRRSSVRCSLKLRHSLAGLRHSMTQESVRRASRRSMLKRKAVRMGNSSCSSNISEDSCINTAEEEDKDDVFEAVTPDTEDNAAEEESKETPEIKQRVHPSVGRVTRSVAANSPKLAPPSLYTSEQKVSTPDKRAVVTDKQRTSQSVRRSRRSTKRKAPDTVEESPTKRFSPPKKSQSAIRPNMRTFLHTVQKNQMLMMTPNSLGRTGVIKSFIKHTTPVRADPKLSIGIVTKERHKLEALKKKQEQEEERMKKMEEEKKRKQEELKRKRDERLRRVFEAKVKEDQREEEKKRKIAQKMAQIDEKNDKRLAEEKAKKKVALKRQEELEQKRLEEEARKKKIQQAEEEKRQQELLAKKKAEEEEQRARKMAEARKALELKREQERERERQAAAERERVEKEKALALQRELERAAREKERRELEEKRKALEEKRKQQEEQLRLAAEEKAAKEREAAKQKEAAAKQAAANLNVTVDIERSVMSTPVGKGGGLNVTVDIEQSPQSYSITPKGGNKPLVLSKNPEDYGMDQNSDDSTDDESAPRKPIPSWAEGPNLQQIIMKQYFNPPDFDSFFGAIEPPKLENIFYKSKPRYFKRTSSAVWHSPPVGTK
- the LOC108891287 gene encoding inner centromere protein isoform X4 — translated: MNSVLSSVRSLMQMFDGKVQEFISDIDNVHVVWLEEIQQEANRMFSRDFNAEPELMPKTPSQKKNSRRKRVSVGRQEENQTRRRFSKGKRSNLRGSSVKSLNFIAEESIPEASTSEASTATQPKRTTRKNKQTKPEVLEEGSHSPRGSCESEEVQNRKPELVEEEEVDKNNMVNNAEVEPDNACSTTGSPPSPKVDVGLSSAGRFSAEKVNTAEVKSDKRSTSQSPPKIPSPEVIVSISSADRRSAELVVKPEPSPGRTAAKIAIAGAAQSSRRSSVRCSLKLRHSLAGLRHSMTQESVRRASRRSMLKRKAVRMGNSSCSSNISEDSCINTAEEEDKDDVFEAVTPDTEDNAAEEESKETPEIKQRVHPSVGRVTRSVAANSPKLAPPSLYTSEQKVSTPDKRAVVTDKQRTSQSVRRSRRSTKRKAPDTVEESPTKRFSPPKKSQSAIRPNMRTFLHTVQKNQMLMMTPNSLGRTGVIKSFIKHTTPVRADPKTKERHKLEALKKKQEQEEERMKKMEEEKKRKQEELKRKRDERLRRVFEAKVKEDQREEEKKRKIAQKMAQIDEKNDKRLAEEKAKKKVALKRQEELEQKRLEEEARKKKIQQAEEEKRQQELLAKKKAEEEEQRARKMAEARKALELKREQERERERQAAAERERVEKEKALALQRELERAAREKERRELEEKRKALEEKRKQEEQLRLAAEEKAAKEREAAKQKEAAAKQAAANLNVTVDIERSVMSTPVGKGGGLNVTVDIEQSPQSYSITPKGGNKPLVLSKNPEDYGMDQNSDDSTDDESAPRKPIPSWAEGPNLQQIIMKQYFNPPDFDSFFGAIEPPKLENIFYKSKPRYFKRTSSAVWHSPPVGTK
- the LOC108891287 gene encoding inner centromere protein isoform X2 — translated: MNSVLSSVRSLMQMFDGKVQEFISDIDNVHVVWLEEIQQEANRMFSRDFNAEPELMPKTPSQKKNSRRKRVSVGRQEENQTRRRFSKGKRSNLRGSSVKSLNFIAEESIPEASTSEASTATQPKRTTRKNKQTKPEVLEEGSHSPRGSCESEEVQNRKPELVEEEEVDKNNMVNNAEVEPDNACSTTGSPPSPKVDVGLSSAGRFSAEKVNTAEVKSDKRSTSQSPPKIPSPEVIVSISSADRRSAELVVKPEPSPGRTAAKIAIAGAAQSSRRSSVRCSLKLRHSLAGLRHSMTQESVRRASRRSMLKRKAVRMGNSSCSSNISEDSCINTAEEEDKDDVFEAVTPDTEDNAAEEESKETPEIKQRVHPSVGRVTRSVAANSPKLAPPSLYTSEQKVSTPDKRAVVTDKQRTSQSVRRSRRSTKRKAPDTVEESPTKRFSPPKKSQSAIRPNMRTFLHTVQKNQMLMMTPNSLGRTGVIKSFIKHTTPVRADPKLSIGIVTKERHKLEALKKKQEQEEERMKKMEEEKKRKQEELKRKRDERLRRVFEAKVKEDQREEEKKRKIAQKMAQIDEKNDKRLAEEKAKKKVALKRQEELEQKRLEEEARKKKIQQAEEEKRQQELLAKKKAEEEEQRARKMAEARKALELKREQERERERQAAAERERVEKEKALALQRELERAAREKERRELEEKRKALEEKRKQEEQLRLAAEEKAAKEREAAKQKEAAAKQAAANLNVTVDIERSVMSTPVGKGGGLNVTVDIEQSPQSYSITPKGGNKPLVLSKNPEDYGMDQNSDDSTDDESAPRKPIPSWAEGPNLQQIIMKQYFNPPDFDSFFGAIEPPKLENIFYKSKPRYFKRTSSAVWHSPPVGTK
- the LOC108891287 gene encoding inner centromere protein isoform X3; translated protein: MNSVLSSVRSLMQMFDGKVQEFISDIDNVHVVWLEEIQQEANRMFSRDFNAEPELMPKTPSQKKNSRRKRVSVGRQEENQTRRRFSKGKRSNLRGSSVKSLNFIAEESIPEASTSEASTATQPKRTTRKNKQTKPEVLEEGSHSPRGSCESEEVQNRKPELVEEEEVDKNNMVNNAEVEPDNACSTTGSPPSPKVDVGLSSAGRFSAEKVNTAEVKSDKRSTSQSPPKIPSPEVIVSISSADRRSAELVVKPEPSPGRTAAKIAIAGAAQSSRRSSVRCSLKLRHSLAGLRHSMTQESVRRASRRSMLKRKAVRMGNSSCSSNISEDSCINTAEEEDKDDVFEAVTPDTEDNAAEEESKETPEIKQRVHPSVGRVTRSVAANSPKLAPPSLYTSEQKVSTPDKRAVVTDKQRTSQSVRRSRRSTKRKAPDTVEESPTKRFSPPKKSQSAIRPNMRTFLHTVQKNQMLMMTPNSLGRTGVIKSFIKHTTPVRADPKTKERHKLEALKKKQEQEEERMKKMEEEKKRKQEELKRKRDERLRRVFEAKVKEDQREEEKKRKIAQKMAQIDEKNDKRLAEEKAKKKVALKRQEELEQKRLEEEARKKKIQQAEEEKRQQELLAKKKAEEEEQRARKMAEARKALELKREQERERERQAAAERERVEKEKALALQRELERAAREKERRELEEKRKALEEKRKQQEEQLRLAAEEKAAKEREAAKQKEAAAKQAAANLNVTVDIERSVMSTPVGKGGGLNVTVDIEQSPQSYSITPKGGNKPLVLSKNPEDYGMDQNSDDSTDDESAPRKPIPSWAEGPNLQQIIMKQYFNPPDFDSFFGAIEPPKLENIFYKSKPRYFKRTSSAVWHSPPVGTK